One segment of Methylotenera versatilis 79 DNA contains the following:
- a CDS encoding acyl-CoA desaturase, translating to MLNKHSFSNEKPILSTLTSWLDNDALPENAATEDAKESIDYWRVIPFVALHLACFALFWVGYSTFALIFAIALYALRMFAITGFYHRYFSHKAFQTSRVGQFVFAVLGATAVQRGPLWWAAHHRHHHIHSDEEIDAHSPVQHGFLWSHIGWFLSRNNFHTQLDRVKELAKFPELRFLDRFDVLIPIIFAVSIFGLGMFLEKYAPSLGTNGWQLLVWGFVLSTVVLYHATFSVNSLSHTWGKRRYATRDQSRNNFLIAILTLGEGWHNNHHHYPGSASQGFYWWEIDFTYYGLRLMSSLGLIWNLRKVPIAVRESKQYKNGQFNSPKI from the coding sequence ATGCTAAACAAACATTCATTTTCTAACGAAAAACCCATTTTAAGCACATTAACTAGCTGGCTAGATAATGACGCTTTACCTGAAAATGCGGCTACAGAAGACGCTAAAGAAAGCATCGATTATTGGCGCGTCATCCCATTCGTTGCATTACATTTGGCTTGTTTTGCTTTATTTTGGGTGGGTTACAGCACGTTCGCGCTTATTTTTGCGATTGCTTTATATGCATTAAGAATGTTTGCGATTACAGGGTTTTATCATCGATATTTTTCGCACAAAGCCTTTCAAACCAGTCGAGTTGGCCAATTTGTGTTTGCCGTATTAGGCGCAACCGCCGTACAACGTGGGCCGTTATGGTGGGCAGCACACCATCGCCATCATCATATTCACTCAGATGAAGAGATTGACGCGCATTCACCTGTTCAACACGGTTTTTTGTGGAGCCATATCGGCTGGTTTTTATCGCGCAACAATTTTCACACGCAATTAGACCGCGTAAAAGAATTGGCGAAATTTCCAGAATTGCGCTTTTTAGACCGTTTTGATGTGTTAATCCCCATTATTTTTGCGGTAAGTATTTTTGGCCTTGGCATGTTTTTAGAAAAATATGCACCTAGTTTAGGCACCAATGGTTGGCAATTGCTGGTTTGGGGCTTTGTCCTATCTACTGTTGTGCTGTATCACGCAACATTTAGTGTGAATTCTTTATCACACACTTGGGGTAAGCGCCGTTATGCCACGCGCGATCAAAGTCGCAACAATTTTTTGATTGCGATTTTAACTTTGGGCGAAGGCTGGCATAACAATCATCACCATTACCCAGGCTCTGCTAGCCAAGGTTTTTATTGGTGGGAGATTGATTTCACCTATTACGGATTGCGCTTGATGTCTTCGTTAGGCTTGATATGGAATTTACGCAAAGTGCCAATCGCCGTTCGTGAATCTAAGCAGTACAAAAACGGGCAATTTAACAGCCCAAAAATATAA
- a CDS encoding NAD(P)/FAD-dependent oxidoreductase: MKIAIIGSGIAGNTIAHHLHSEHEITVFEANSHIGGHTHTHDVELFGNKYAIDTGFIVFNDRTYPNFIGLLDKLKVAWQPSQMSFSVHNEVTGLEYNGTTLNSLFAQRRNFFKPSFYGMIRDILRFNKQSLALLESDSEIKLGDYLTQNHYNPAFINNYILPMGAAIWSTDAAQMLDFPTRFLVRFFHHHGMLTVNNRPQWRTITGGSARYVEKLTEDFKYKIWLNTPIASVKRLKNSVKIKPVNSEEQTFDYVFFACHSDQALKILGTDATAQEREILSAIPYQENTVYLHHDISLLPKRRLAWAAWNYHVTAKPSDPKSSDVNQSNKVQVTYNMNILQNIQSPEPILVTLNHTDFINPAKVIKRLKYMHPVYTIDGVAAQARHAEISGQNLTGYAGAYWLNGFHEDGVASALTALEHFKQHLNTQTKSD, translated from the coding sequence TTGAAGATTGCTATTATTGGCAGCGGCATCGCTGGCAACACCATCGCACACCACTTGCATTCAGAACATGAAATCACTGTGTTTGAAGCCAATAGCCATATTGGCGGCCACACGCATACACATGATGTTGAGTTATTTGGTAACAAATATGCCATAGATACTGGCTTTATTGTATTTAACGACCGCACATACCCCAACTTTATTGGGTTGCTAGACAAGTTAAAAGTCGCCTGGCAACCAAGCCAAATGAGCTTTAGCGTACATAATGAAGTGACGGGTTTGGAATACAACGGCACGACTTTAAATAGCCTTTTCGCGCAACGGCGCAATTTTTTCAAGCCCAGCTTTTACGGCATGATTCGCGATATTTTGCGTTTTAACAAGCAATCGCTGGCATTATTAGAAAGCGATAGCGAGATTAAATTGGGTGATTATTTAACGCAGAATCATTACAACCCTGCATTTATCAACAATTATATTCTGCCGATGGGCGCTGCGATTTGGTCTACTGATGCGGCACAGATGCTGGACTTCCCTACCCGCTTTTTGGTGCGATTCTTTCATCATCACGGCATGTTAACGGTAAACAACAGGCCGCAATGGCGCACCATTACTGGCGGATCAGCCAGATATGTTGAAAAATTAACCGAAGATTTTAAATACAAAATCTGGCTGAATACGCCAATTGCTAGTGTCAAACGCTTAAAAAATTCTGTCAAAATCAAGCCAGTAAATAGCGAAGAACAAACTTTTGATTACGTATTTTTTGCCTGCCACAGTGACCAAGCGTTGAAAATATTAGGTACCGATGCAACTGCACAAGAACGCGAAATTTTAAGCGCGATTCCTTACCAGGAAAATACGGTTTATCTACACCATGATATAAGCCTGCTGCCAAAACGAAGATTGGCGTGGGCGGCGTGGAATTATCATGTGACAGCAAAGCCATCTGATCCCAAATCATCAGATGTCAATCAATCAAATAAGGTACAAGTGACTTACAACATGAATATTCTGCAAAATATCCAGTCGCCAGAGCCGATTTTAGTCACGCTTAACCATACCGATTTTATTAATCCGGCAAAAGTCATTAAACGCCTTAAATACATGCATCCCGTTTACACGATTGATGGCGTGGCTGCACAAGCAAGGCACGCGGAAATCAGCGGCCAGAATTTGACTGGTTATGCAGGCGCATATTGGCTGAATGGTTTTCATGAGGATGGCGTTGCCAGCGCTTTAACTGCGCTTGAACATTTTAAACAACATCTAAACACACAAACAAAAAGTGATTGA
- a CDS encoding lipocalin family protein, with protein MLNIKFKVLLSIIFGCLIVGCAGTKMDSIPIVKQVDLPRFMGDWYVIGVIPTPIETSAYNAIENYKLDSDGTIATTFTYYKDAFDGPLKTYKPRGFVVKDTGNALWGMQFIWPIKAEYRIAYLDDDYQYTVIARNARDYVWIMARTPQIPDAKYVELTDFVAKLGYDTAKLRKVPQSWTGDSIQNSTSKEISPSKTLKKAE; from the coding sequence ATGTTAAATATCAAATTTAAAGTATTACTTTCAATAATTTTTGGCTGCTTAATTGTCGGCTGTGCAGGCACAAAAATGGATTCGATACCAATTGTTAAGCAAGTTGATCTACCGCGATTTATGGGCGATTGGTATGTGATTGGTGTGATTCCAACGCCGATTGAAACCAGCGCCTATAACGCGATTGAAAACTATAAATTGGATAGTGACGGCACGATTGCGACCACTTTTACATATTATAAAGACGCCTTCGACGGCCCACTTAAAACCTACAAGCCACGCGGATTTGTGGTTAAAGACACAGGCAATGCGCTGTGGGGAATGCAATTTATTTGGCCAATCAAAGCGGAATATCGCATCGCTTATTTAGATGATGATTATCAATACACGGTGATTGCCCGCAATGCGCGTGATTACGTGTGGATAATGGCGCGCACGCCGCAAATTCCTGATGCGAAATATGTTGAGTTGACTGACTTCGTTGCGAAATTAGGCTATGACACAGCCAAGCTACGCAAAGTACCACAAAGCTGGACAGGCGATTCTATACAAAACAGCACGTCTAAAGAAATTAGCCCATCTAAAACGCTTAAAAAAGCCGAATAG
- the mnmC gene encoding FAD-dependent 5-carboxymethylaminomethyl-2-thiouridine(34) oxidoreductase MnmC: MPTKTAIVIGGGIAGCSTAFALAKRGIAVTLLEQHSELAQEASGNPIATLYPKLSIKPTAQSTLALQGFAFTLNLLKQLPNNAAFFADCGQIQLAYNAREQLRQDALLAQQEYAFLQALDAKAASEVAGIPLAIGGLFLPQAGWVKPKALCQALVNLPNITKISNTHVLSFEKTDENFRIKYIKNNSQHTDIKSDILILCNANDVQRFSLCASVASTLVRGQVNFFAPTPASQLIKTIICSTHYLSPAVDGLHSIGATYAPNNLNSLLSEADTLENMQALKQISPAIFNSLQPYQEQGRVAWRSHTQDYMPLAGQLIDEKSLRAKPPRYNAKPVDFPWLNGLYINAGHGSKGMITAPICGELIANIITNESLSLDGNLVSKLNPSRFLLKELGLKQLANSLY, from the coding sequence GTGCCAACTAAAACTGCGATTGTGATTGGTGGCGGTATTGCAGGTTGTAGCACGGCGTTTGCACTGGCCAAGCGCGGCATTGCAGTCACTTTATTAGAGCAACATAGTGAACTCGCCCAAGAAGCTTCAGGCAACCCTATAGCAACTTTATATCCCAAACTGAGTATTAAGCCGACTGCACAGAGTACGCTGGCATTGCAAGGCTTTGCATTTACCTTAAATTTACTTAAACAATTGCCCAATAACGCAGCATTTTTTGCTGACTGCGGACAGATTCAGTTGGCTTATAACGCGCGTGAACAATTAAGACAAGACGCATTGTTAGCGCAACAGGAGTATGCGTTTTTGCAGGCCTTGGATGCAAAAGCGGCCAGCGAAGTAGCTGGCATTCCATTAGCAATCGGTGGTTTATTTTTGCCGCAAGCTGGTTGGGTCAAACCAAAAGCATTATGCCAAGCATTAGTTAACTTGCCCAACATCACCAAAATCAGCAATACACATGTACTTAGTTTCGAAAAAACCGATGAAAATTTTCGAATAAAATACATTAAAAATAACTCACAACATACTGATATTAAATCAGATATACTGATATTATGTAATGCCAATGATGTGCAGCGTTTTAGTTTATGTGCCAGCGTTGCGAGCACTCTTGTACGCGGGCAAGTGAATTTTTTTGCACCAACACCTGCTAGCCAACTGATTAAAACCATTATTTGCAGCACACATTATTTAAGCCCAGCAGTTGATGGGCTGCATTCAATCGGTGCGACTTACGCACCCAATAATCTTAACTCGCTATTAAGCGAAGCAGATACTTTAGAAAATATGCAGGCTTTAAAACAAATCTCACCTGCCATTTTTAATAGCCTTCAGCCTTACCAAGAACAAGGTCGCGTTGCTTGGCGTAGTCACACGCAAGATTACATGCCGCTGGCAGGCCAATTAATAGATGAAAAATCGTTACGTGCCAAACCGCCCCGTTATAACGCTAAGCCTGTGGATTTTCCATGGTTAAACGGCCTGTATATTAACGCTGGTCATGGTTCTAAAGGCATGATTACTGCGCCGATTTGTGGCGAACTGATTGCCAATATAATTACAAATGAATCGTTAAGCCTTGACGGAAACCTAGTAAGCAAGCTGAATCCTAGTCGTTTTTTACTCAAAGAATTAGGTTTAAAACAATTAGCTAATTCTCTGTATTAA
- the mnmD gene encoding tRNA (5-methylaminomethyl-2-thiouridine)(34)-methyltransferase MnmD — protein sequence MQNSTNSLIKSSSLIKLSPIESSPVEWRVNQDGLAQPYSTIFQDVYYSSDNGLLETEHVFLEGNNLTPRWQQLATQTFTIIETGFGTGLNFLCAAQLWLNHAPKNARLHFISTEKYPLSLQEITSTLQLWPTLNNLSGQFLAIYKALINSDKSIWLFDNRVQLTILVGDATDSLTKITTLADAWFLDGFSPSKNPDMWQPALFAQMARLSNRNTSFATFTSAGMVKRGLQTAGFHVSKQAGFGKKREMLTGDFIGESFDEKPVNVKQSIEKPSAN from the coding sequence ATGCAAAATTCTACTAACAGTCTTATTAAATCAAGCAGTCTTATTAAATTAAGCCCGATTGAATCAAGCCCTGTCGAATGGCGCGTTAATCAGGATGGCTTGGCTCAACCCTACTCCACCATCTTTCAGGATGTCTATTATTCCAGTGATAATGGCCTGCTTGAAACCGAGCATGTCTTTTTGGAAGGCAACAACCTAACACCGCGTTGGCAGCAATTAGCAACCCAAACATTCACCATTATTGAAACAGGTTTTGGCACAGGTTTAAATTTTTTATGTGCTGCGCAATTGTGGCTGAATCATGCGCCCAAAAACGCCCGCCTGCATTTTATTAGCACTGAAAAGTACCCGCTCAGCTTGCAGGAAATCACCAGCACTTTACAGCTTTGGCCGACATTAAATAATCTTTCTGGCCAGTTTTTAGCTATATATAAAGCGTTAATAAATAGCGATAAAAGCATTTGGCTATTTGATAATCGCGTGCAACTAACGATTTTGGTTGGCGATGCGACAGACAGCCTAACAAAGATAACAACTCTCGCTGACGCTTGGTTTTTAGACGGGTTTTCACCCTCAAAAAATCCTGATATGTGGCAGCCTGCTTTGTTCGCACAAATGGCAAGATTATCTAACCGGAATACATCATTTGCCACGTTCACCAGTGCCGGCATGGTTAAGCGTGGCCTGCAAACGGCTGGATTTCATGTCAGCAAACAAGCTGGTTTTGGCAAAAAACGGGAAATGTTAACGGGTGATTTTATTGGCGAATCGTTTGATGAAAAACCAGTTAACGTCAAACAATCGATAGAAAAACCAAGTGCCAACTAA
- a CDS encoding DUF1365 domain-containing protein yields MTVHSAIYKGWVEHQRHSPKPHGFRYRVFMMYLDLDELPQLFSKSRFWSLKKSNIAYFKRADYYGNPAKSLKAEISDLITAVTDHAPRGSIRMLTNMRYFGHCFNPVTFYYCFEADGKTLQAIVTHITNTPWGEDYAYVHDFMSQDSSEKAVKKTKNGEITVFKLHKDFHVSPFMPMDIEYDWAFKLAEKQLLVHMKTLQNNQTIFYATLALQRTEITESALNWLLIQYPFMTIKVVAAIYWNALKLWLKRVPLYSHPAH; encoded by the coding sequence TTGACTGTGCACAGCGCCATTTATAAAGGCTGGGTTGAACATCAGCGCCATTCACCTAAACCGCATGGTTTTCGTTATCGCGTGTTTATGATGTATTTAGATTTAGATGAATTGCCGCAACTTTTTAGCAAATCGCGCTTTTGGTCGCTAAAAAAATCCAACATTGCCTACTTTAAACGCGCTGATTATTATGGCAATCCTGCAAAATCGCTAAAAGCAGAAATCAGCGACTTAATTACTGCCGTCACAGATCACGCACCACGCGGATCAATTCGCATGCTCACTAATATGCGCTATTTTGGGCATTGCTTTAACCCGGTGACTTTTTACTATTGTTTTGAGGCGGATGGGAAAACACTGCAAGCCATCGTCACGCATATCACCAATACGCCGTGGGGTGAAGATTATGCTTATGTGCACGATTTTATGAGTCAGGATTCATCAGAAAAAGCGGTTAAGAAAACCAAAAATGGCGAAATTACAGTATTTAAACTGCATAAAGACTTTCATGTTTCGCCTTTTATGCCAATGGATATTGAATACGATTGGGCGTTTAAATTAGCTGAAAAACAACTGTTAGTGCATATGAAAACTCTGCAAAATAATCAGACGATATTCTATGCAACGCTGGCTTTACAACGCACAGAGATCACGGAATCTGCATTAAATTGGTTGTTAATCCAGTATCCATTCATGACCATAAAAGTAGTCGCAGCGATTTATTGGAATGCGCTTAAGTTGTGGTTAAAACGCGTACCGCTTTACTCGCATCCTGCGCATTAA
- a CDS encoding SAM-dependent methyltransferase: MNTLTNTNLPQETLTTALKQKSRSKRVAKFAKTQIIKRLNHLQTGCLTIIDGNEKYVFGQSNGIKTTIHVHDARFYGEIAFGGSIGAGEAFMLGYWTADNLTDVIRLMCVNQSVMDTLEGGYQWATKPLFKALHWLNSNTTEGSRKNIAAHYDLGNDFFKLWLDPTMMYSSGIFEHSTIDHPSSSLEAASLKKLKVICDKLDLKTTDHLVEIGTGWGGFAIYAARHYGCKVTTTTISKQQYALAVERVKAANLDSVVTVLLNDYRELEGQFDKLVSIEMIEAVGHQYYDTYFAKVGKLLKPNGLALIQAITIADQRFEAAKNSVDFIQRYIFPGSCIPSNTAMLNSITKTSDLRLFDCEDIGPHYATTLAAWRENFFTHVDAVRRLGYSEEFIRMWEFYLCYCEGGFAERALGDVHLLLAKPENRRAALI, from the coding sequence ATGAATACACTGACCAATACCAACTTACCGCAAGAAACCTTAACCACAGCGCTTAAACAAAAAAGCCGCTCTAAACGGGTGGCTAAGTTTGCCAAAACACAGATTATTAAGCGTCTTAATCATCTGCAAACGGGTTGCTTAACCATTATTGATGGTAATGAAAAATACGTTTTCGGCCAATCAAACGGTATTAAAACGACGATTCATGTCCATGATGCGCGTTTTTATGGCGAGATTGCTTTCGGCGGCAGCATTGGCGCGGGAGAGGCTTTTATGCTGGGTTACTGGACCGCAGATAACCTAACTGATGTCATCAGACTAATGTGCGTGAACCAATCGGTGATGGATACGCTGGAAGGCGGCTACCAATGGGCGACCAAGCCATTATTTAAAGCATTGCACTGGTTAAATAGCAACACAACAGAAGGTAGCCGTAAAAATATTGCCGCGCATTATGATCTGGGCAATGATTTTTTCAAGCTATGGCTAGACCCGACCATGATGTATTCATCGGGTATTTTTGAACATTCGACCATAGATCATCCTAGTAGCAGTTTAGAGGCTGCCTCGCTCAAAAAATTAAAGGTCATATGCGATAAATTAGATTTAAAAACCACAGACCATTTGGTTGAAATTGGCACTGGCTGGGGCGGTTTTGCGATTTATGCGGCAAGACATTACGGCTGTAAAGTCACCACAACGACTATCTCAAAACAGCAATATGCACTAGCAGTTGAGCGCGTAAAAGCAGCTAACTTAGATTCAGTCGTAACAGTTTTATTAAATGATTACAGAGAGTTAGAAGGACAATTTGATAAATTAGTTTCAATTGAAATGATTGAAGCGGTAGGACATCAATATTACGATACCTATTTTGCCAAAGTAGGAAAACTGCTCAAACCAAACGGCTTGGCTTTGATACAAGCGATTACCATCGCCGACCAACGTTTTGAAGCAGCCAAGAATAGTGTGGATTTTATTCAACGCTATATTTTCCCTGGCTCATGCATTCCGTCCAACACCGCCATGTTAAATAGCATCACCAAAACTAGCGATTTACGCTTGTTCGATTGCGAAGATATAGGCCCGCATTACGCAACTACTTTGGCGGCTTGGCGCGAAAACTTTTTCACGCATGTCGATGCCGTCCGCAGGCTGGGTTATTCGGAAGAATTTATTAGGATGTGGGAATTTTATTTGTGCTATTGCGAAGGCGGCTTTGCAGAGCGCGCTCTGGGTGATGTCCATCTACTATTAGCCAAACCAGAGAATCGCAGAGCTGCGCTAATTTAA